The Collimonas fungivorans Ter331 genome has a segment encoding these proteins:
- a CDS encoding SlyX family protein, with amino-acid sequence MNQEDRMVDIEIRLARQDDMLDELNKLVYRQQLKIDQLEALCTALARRIKDAADNSNAVQVANERPPHY; translated from the coding sequence GGAAGACCGCATGGTCGATATCGAAATCAGGCTCGCCCGCCAGGACGACATGCTGGACGAGCTGAACAAGCTGGTATATCGGCAGCAACTGAAAATAGACCAGCTTGAAGCGCTATGCACGGCGCTAGCGCGCCGGATCAAGGATGCTGCCGATAACAGCAATGCGGTCCAGGTCGCCAACGAACGGCCGCCGCATTACTGA
- a CDS encoding aminopeptidase P family protein — protein MNSRTFSQNTSAPRIEQLRAAMQRHDVDACLIPSADPHLSEYLPGRWKGREWLSGFTGSVANLIITADFAGLWADSRYWSQAEAELAGTEIVLMKTPSGNSLLHLDWLSANLPAGKTLAVDGAVLGLATARALEQALAKGGSSLRTDLDILGEIWSERPGLPMAEVYQHQASHAPLSRAAKLEQLRQAMQQHGAQWHFISTLDDIAYLFNLRGADVNYNPVFLAHALIGPKRAMLFVADGKVPPALRELLSQDGVALAPYAEAAEALAALSTNATLLLDPRRVTLGLRQAVPTAVNVVETINPTTFAKSRKSADEVAHVRAAMEQDGAALCEFFAWLEQALGKETVTEVMVDTHITAARARRSGFVSPSFATIAGFNANGAMPHYKASAESHATISGDGLLLIDSGGQYVGGTTDITRMVPIGQPSAAQKRDCTLVLKGVIALSSAQFPRSIKSPLLDAIARAPIWAAGIDYGHGTGHGVGYFLNVHEGPQVISGSAAPDAHTAMEPGMITSIEPGIYRPGNWGVRIENLVLNQPAAASEFGEYLRFETLTLCPIDTRCLDASLLRSDEIDWLNAYHAEVRARLSPHVRGDAKQWLESRTQPL, from the coding sequence ATGAACTCCCGAACCTTTTCCCAGAATACTTCCGCACCGCGCATCGAGCAGCTGCGCGCCGCCATGCAGCGCCACGATGTCGACGCCTGCCTGATTCCTTCGGCCGATCCGCATCTGTCCGAGTACCTGCCGGGGCGCTGGAAGGGAAGGGAATGGCTGTCGGGCTTCACCGGTTCGGTCGCCAACCTGATCATCACCGCCGACTTCGCCGGCCTGTGGGCTGACAGCCGCTACTGGTCGCAGGCGGAAGCAGAACTGGCCGGCACCGAAATCGTGCTGATGAAAACGCCGTCGGGCAACAGCCTGCTGCACCTCGACTGGCTGTCCGCCAACCTGCCGGCCGGAAAAACGCTGGCCGTCGACGGCGCGGTGCTGGGGCTGGCCACCGCGCGTGCGCTGGAACAGGCGCTGGCCAAAGGCGGCAGCAGCCTGCGCACCGATCTCGACATACTGGGCGAAATCTGGAGCGAGCGGCCCGGCCTGCCGATGGCCGAGGTATACCAGCACCAGGCATCGCATGCGCCGCTGTCGCGCGCGGCCAAGCTGGAACAGCTGCGCCAGGCCATGCAGCAGCACGGCGCGCAATGGCACTTCATTTCGACCCTGGACGATATCGCTTATCTGTTCAATTTGCGCGGCGCCGACGTCAATTACAACCCGGTATTCCTGGCGCACGCCCTGATCGGGCCAAAACGCGCCATGCTGTTCGTCGCCGACGGCAAAGTCCCGCCGGCCTTGCGCGAGCTGCTGAGCCAAGATGGCGTCGCGCTGGCGCCTTATGCTGAAGCGGCCGAAGCGCTGGCGGCCTTGTCGACCAATGCCACGCTGCTGCTTGACCCGCGCCGCGTCACGCTGGGATTGCGGCAAGCGGTGCCGACTGCGGTCAACGTAGTGGAAACGATCAACCCGACCACCTTTGCCAAATCGCGCAAAAGCGCCGACGAAGTAGCGCATGTGCGCGCCGCCATGGAACAGGACGGCGCCGCGCTGTGCGAATTCTTTGCCTGGCTGGAGCAAGCCCTGGGCAAGGAAACCGTCACCGAAGTGATGGTCGATACCCATATCACCGCCGCCCGCGCGCGCCGCTCCGGTTTTGTCAGCCCCAGCTTCGCCACCATCGCCGGCTTCAACGCCAACGGCGCCATGCCGCACTACAAGGCCAGCGCCGAATCGCACGCCACCATCAGCGGCGACGGTTTGCTGCTGATCGACTCCGGCGGCCAGTATGTGGGCGGCACCACCGACATCACCCGCATGGTGCCGATCGGCCAGCCGTCGGCGGCGCAAAAGCGCGATTGCACATTGGTGCTGAAGGGCGTGATTGCGCTGTCGTCGGCGCAGTTTCCGCGCTCCATCAAATCCCCGTTGCTGGATGCGATCGCACGGGCGCCGATCTGGGCCGCCGGCATTGATTACGGCCATGGCACCGGTCACGGCGTCGGTTATTTCCTGAATGTGCATGAAGGCCCGCAAGTCATTTCCGGCAGCGCCGCACCCGATGCGCATACCGCGATGGAGCCAGGCATGATCACCTCGATTGAGCCGGGCATTTACCGGCCCGGCAACTGGGGCGTGCGGATTGAAAACCTGGTGCTGAACCAGCCGGCGGCCGCCAGCGAATTCGGCGAATACCTGCGTTTCGAGACGTTGACCCTGTGTCCGATCGATACCCGCTGCCTCGACGCCAGCTTGCTGCGCAGCGACGAAATCGACTGGCTCAATGCTTATCACGCCGAGGTGAGGGCGCGCCTGTCGCCGCACGTGAGGGGCGACGCCAAGCAATGGCTGGAGAGCCGGACCCAGCCTTTGTAA
- the fusA gene encoding elongation factor G — translation MTRKTPIERYRNIGISAHIDAGKTTTTERILFYSGVSHKIGEVHDGTATMDWMEQEQERGITITSAATTCFWQGMAGNYPMHRINIIDTPGHVDFTIEVERSMRVLDGACMVYDAVGGVQPQSETVWRQANKYGVPRLAFVNKMDRVGADFFRVHQQIRDRLKGNPVLVQIPVGAEDNFHGVVDLVKMKAIMWDDATQGVKFEYIDIPAELQASAEEWRGRMIEAAADASDAMMKKYLDGADLSEEEIKGALRQRTIAGEIVPMLCGSAFKNRGVQALLDAVIDFLPAPTDIPPVKGHDPDDLVVERRASDDEKFSALTFKIMTDPFVGHLSYFRVYSGVLISGDVVFNPNKGKKERIGRVLQMHANHRTEISEVYAGDIAAAVGLKEASTGDTLCDPGSIITLEKMVFPDTVISQAVEPKTKADQEKMGVALSRLAEEDPSFRVKTDEESGQTIISGMGELHLEVLVERMRREFGVEATVGKPQVAFRETIRKMCESSEGKFIKQSGGRGQYGHVVLKIEPQAPGKGFEFVDAIKGGTVPREYIPAVEKGVRETLAAGVLAGYPVVDVKVTLFFGSSHDVDSNENAYRMAASMAFKDGCRKASPALLEPMMAVEVETPEEKMGDVIGDLSSRRGMIQSMDDIPGGVGKVVRAEVPLAEMFGYSTTLRSLTQGRATYTMEFKHYAEAPADVTDAVVNAKHVGASRH, via the coding sequence ATGACTCGCAAAACCCCTATCGAGCGCTATCGTAACATCGGCATCAGCGCCCATATCGACGCCGGCAAGACCACCACCACCGAGCGCATCCTGTTCTATTCCGGCGTCAGCCACAAGATCGGCGAGGTGCACGACGGCACCGCCACCATGGACTGGATGGAACAGGAGCAGGAGCGTGGCATCACGATCACCTCGGCCGCCACTACCTGCTTCTGGCAAGGCATGGCCGGCAATTACCCGATGCACCGGATCAATATCATCGACACCCCGGGCCACGTCGACTTCACGATCGAAGTCGAACGTTCGATGCGGGTGCTGGACGGCGCCTGCATGGTTTATGACGCCGTCGGCGGCGTGCAGCCGCAATCCGAAACCGTCTGGCGCCAGGCCAACAAGTACGGCGTGCCGCGCCTGGCGTTCGTCAACAAGATGGACCGGGTCGGCGCCGATTTCTTCCGTGTCCACCAGCAGATCCGCGACCGCCTCAAGGGCAATCCGGTGCTGGTGCAGATCCCGGTCGGCGCCGAAGACAATTTCCACGGCGTGGTCGACCTGGTCAAGATGAAAGCCATCATGTGGGACGACGCCACCCAGGGTGTCAAGTTCGAATACATCGATATCCCGGCGGAGCTGCAGGCCAGCGCCGAGGAGTGGCGCGGCCGCATGATAGAGGCGGCGGCCGACGCCAGCGACGCCATGATGAAAAAATACCTGGATGGCGCCGATCTCAGCGAAGAGGAAATCAAGGGCGCACTGCGCCAGCGCACCATCGCCGGCGAAATCGTGCCGATGCTGTGCGGCAGCGCCTTCAAGAACCGCGGCGTGCAGGCCTTGCTGGATGCCGTGATCGATTTCCTGCCGGCGCCGACCGACATTCCGCCGGTCAAAGGCCACGACCCGGACGATCTGGTCGTCGAAAGGCGCGCCAGCGACGATGAAAAATTCTCCGCCCTCACCTTCAAGATCATGACCGATCCGTTTGTCGGCCACCTGAGCTACTTCCGGGTCTATTCCGGCGTGCTGATCTCGGGCGACGTGGTGTTCAATCCGAACAAGGGCAAGAAGGAAAGGATAGGCCGCGTGCTGCAGATGCACGCCAACCACCGCACCGAAATCAGCGAAGTGTATGCGGGCGACATCGCCGCCGCGGTCGGCCTCAAGGAAGCCAGCACCGGCGACACCCTGTGCGATCCGGGCAGCATCATCACCCTGGAAAAAATGGTGTTCCCGGACACTGTGATCTCGCAAGCGGTAGAACCGAAGACCAAGGCCGACCAGGAAAAGATGGGCGTAGCGCTCAGCCGCCTGGCCGAGGAAGATCCGTCATTCCGGGTCAAGACCGACGAGGAATCGGGCCAGACCATCATTTCCGGCATGGGCGAACTGCACCTGGAAGTGCTGGTGGAACGCATGCGGCGCGAATTCGGCGTCGAAGCTACGGTCGGCAAGCCGCAGGTGGCGTTCCGCGAAACCATACGCAAGATGTGCGAATCGAGCGAAGGCAAGTTCATCAAGCAGTCCGGCGGGCGCGGCCAGTACGGCCATGTGGTGCTGAAAATCGAACCGCAGGCGCCGGGCAAGGGATTTGAATTCGTCGACGCCATCAAGGGAGGCACCGTGCCGCGCGAATATATTCCGGCGGTCGAGAAAGGCGTGCGCGAAACCCTGGCTGCCGGCGTGCTGGCCGGCTATCCGGTGGTCGACGTCAAGGTCACGCTATTCTTCGGCTCCTCGCACGATGTCGATTCCAACGAAAACGCCTACCGCATGGCGGCCTCGATGGCGTTCAAGGATGGCTGCCGCAAAGCCAGCCCGGCCTTGCTGGAACCGATGATGGCGGTGGAAGTCGAGACGCCCGAGGAAAAAATGGGCGATGTGATCGGCGACCTGTCGTCACGGCGCGGCATGATCCAAAGCATGGACGACATCCCGGGCGGGGTCGGCAAGGTTGTGCGGGCGGAAGTACCGCTGGCGGAAATGTTCGGCTACTCCACCACCCTGCGTTCGCTGACCCAGGGGCGCGCCACGTATACGATGGAGTTCAAGCATTATGCCGAAGCACCGGCCGATGTCACCGATGCGGTGGTGAACGCCAAGCATGTAGGGGCGTCCAGGCATTGA
- the ribA gene encoding GTP cyclohydrolase II encodes MSTTNNKSSLAAAVADQKLEYVTSCALPTPWATFQLHAFIEHATGKEHLALTLGAVNDGAPVLARVHSECLTGDALFSQRCDCGAQLEGALQKIAAEGRGAILYLRQEGRGIGLINKLRAYHIQDGGADTVEANQQLGFAADLRDYTICETMLEHLDITALRLMTNNPRKVAALQKIGITVVERIPLILNRNPFNTRYLDTKAAKLGHLLPIDGMEHDLDENEL; translated from the coding sequence ATGAGCACCACTAATAACAAAAGCAGCCTAGCTGCCGCCGTAGCCGACCAAAAACTGGAGTATGTGACTTCTTGCGCGCTGCCGACGCCTTGGGCAACCTTCCAGCTGCATGCCTTTATCGAACACGCCACCGGCAAAGAACACCTGGCCTTGACCCTGGGCGCAGTCAACGACGGCGCGCCGGTGTTGGCGCGCGTCCATTCCGAATGCCTGACCGGCGACGCCTTGTTCAGCCAGCGCTGCGATTGCGGCGCGCAACTGGAAGGGGCTTTGCAGAAGATCGCCGCGGAAGGGCGCGGCGCCATATTGTATTTGCGCCAGGAAGGGCGCGGCATCGGCTTGATCAACAAGCTGCGCGCCTACCATATCCAGGACGGCGGCGCGGACACGGTGGAAGCTAACCAGCAACTGGGATTCGCTGCCGACCTGCGCGATTACACCATTTGCGAAACCATGCTGGAGCACTTGGACATCACGGCCTTGCGGCTGATGACCAACAACCCGCGCAAGGTAGCAGCGCTGCAGAAGATCGGCATTACCGTGGTCGAGCGGATTCCCCTCATCCTCAACCGCAATCCCTTCAATACCCGCTACCTCGACACCAAGGCGGCGAAACTGGGTCACTTGCTGCCGATTGACGGCATGGAACACGACCTCGACGAAAACGAGCTGTAG
- a CDS encoding reverse transcriptase family protein, which produces MTPKTFVALALADTFLAREASLDAMKQGARWALGKKWRWIPSLCRAIRKQTGEQLHRHGRAELAALILAHEGFSDAWLDSEPPQVRHFCLEPPVAAGQPAWVSALALPTLATAGDLAQWLKVTPSELDWFSDQWRNSAATTAALQHYHHRWIAKRSGGWRLIEIPKSRLRAMQTQLLRSLLDRIPPHQAAHGFRRGHSCVTHAALHAGKRVVIRMDLKDFFPSIPAARIHALFAKLGYPPKVAGLLSRLCTHRTPGSVLNQPEQKIPWQERQALRARHLPQGSPCSPALANLCAYRLDIRLQALATALGASYSRYADDLVFS; this is translated from the coding sequence ATGACTCCAAAAACTTTCGTCGCTTTAGCCCTGGCAGATACCTTCCTCGCGCGCGAAGCGAGCCTTGACGCCATGAAGCAAGGCGCAAGATGGGCGCTCGGAAAGAAATGGCGCTGGATTCCTTCATTGTGCCGGGCCATCCGTAAACAGACCGGGGAGCAGCTGCATCGCCACGGCCGCGCCGAACTGGCGGCGCTGATCCTGGCGCATGAGGGTTTTTCCGACGCATGGCTGGACAGCGAACCGCCGCAGGTCCGGCATTTTTGTCTCGAACCGCCTGTTGCCGCCGGGCAGCCAGCGTGGGTGTCCGCGCTGGCGCTCCCTACGCTCGCCACCGCTGGCGATCTGGCGCAATGGCTGAAAGTAACGCCGTCCGAGCTGGACTGGTTCTCCGACCAGTGGCGTAACAGTGCGGCGACGACGGCAGCCCTGCAGCATTACCACCATCGCTGGATAGCAAAACGCAGCGGCGGGTGGCGCCTGATAGAAATTCCCAAGTCGCGCCTGCGCGCCATGCAAACCCAGCTGCTGCGCAGCTTGCTTGACCGGATCCCGCCGCACCAGGCGGCGCACGGCTTCCGTCGTGGCCATTCATGCGTAACGCACGCGGCGCTGCATGCCGGCAAGCGGGTAGTGATACGGATGGACCTGAAGGATTTTTTTCCAAGCATTCCGGCGGCCAGGATCCACGCATTATTTGCCAAGCTTGGTTATCCGCCTAAAGTGGCTGGTTTGCTGTCCCGCTTGTGCACACACCGGACCCCGGGCAGCGTGCTGAACCAGCCGGAGCAAAAAATTCCTTGGCAAGAACGCCAGGCCTTGCGCGCACGCCATTTGCCGCAAGGCTCCCCATGCTCGCCGGCGCTTGCCAATTTGTGCGCTTACCGGCTGGACATACGATTGCAGGCATTGGCGACGGCGCTCGGCGCCAGTTACAGCCGCTACGCCGATGACCTGGTGTTTTCCTGA
- a CDS encoding paraquat-inducible protein A, protein MREVPDLIACEGCDALYRKVQLHRGEIAHCPRCGTELERDAGRQRERILPLTVASLIMFVIANSFPIVEIELQGLSSRTTLFGAVLSLTTEGMSLVALLVLATTILFPLLQLLFLFYLLVSLAKQHRPPGFSWLVRAMQSLRPWGMVEVFLLGVLVAVVKLSNMATVIPGVALWAFGVLTVLLTAVVSFNPRHFWEMAYAEEAIGSQEEIA, encoded by the coding sequence ATGCGCGAAGTCCCCGACCTGATTGCCTGCGAAGGATGCGATGCCCTGTATCGCAAGGTGCAGCTGCACCGTGGGGAGATTGCCCACTGCCCGCGCTGCGGCACCGAACTGGAGCGCGACGCCGGCCGCCAGCGCGAGCGCATCCTGCCGCTGACCGTGGCCAGCCTGATCATGTTCGTGATCGCCAACAGTTTTCCCATCGTCGAGATCGAACTGCAGGGCCTGAGCAGCCGCACCACCTTGTTTGGCGCCGTGCTGTCGCTGACCACCGAAGGCATGTCGCTGGTGGCTTTGCTGGTGCTGGCCACCACTATCCTGTTTCCGCTGCTGCAGCTGCTGTTCCTGTTTTACCTGCTGGTGTCCTTGGCCAAGCAGCACCGGCCTCCCGGTTTCAGCTGGCTGGTAAGGGCCATGCAGAGCTTGCGGCCCTGGGGCATGGTGGAAGTGTTCCTGCTGGGCGTGCTGGTGGCGGTAGTGAAATTATCGAACATGGCGACCGTGATCCCGGGCGTGGCCCTGTGGGCGTTCGGCGTGCTGACGGTATTGCTGACCGCGGTGGTGTCCTTCAATCCCCGCCATTTCTGGGAAATGGCGTACGCTGAAGAGGCAATCGGCAGCCAGGAAGAGATTGCATGA
- a CDS encoding paraquat-inducible protein A — protein MNAATANTAAEDEDLPVRTAAGLGMMSCHHCGTVWQEVREHEHCQRCGTALHLRKPDSIRRSWAFLIAACIMYIPANLMPVMITKTLLGVQEDTIMSGVIYFWVSGAWELAAIIFIASFLVPLFKLASLILLTWTAQKRSRWRRLQRAKLYRLVEIIGRWSMLDVFVVSLLAGLVQIEGFAKITAGFGVLAFASVVVLTMLAALSFDPRLNWDNSGDSRDQEMDENQGMKAQDE, from the coding sequence ATGAACGCCGCCACCGCGAATACAGCTGCCGAAGACGAAGACCTGCCGGTGCGCACCGCTGCCGGCCTCGGCATGATGTCCTGCCATCATTGCGGCACCGTCTGGCAAGAGGTGCGCGAACACGAGCACTGCCAGCGCTGCGGCACCGCGCTGCACCTGCGCAAGCCGGACAGCATCAGGCGCAGCTGGGCTTTCCTGATCGCGGCCTGCATCATGTACATCCCGGCCAACCTGATGCCGGTGATGATCACCAAGACCTTGCTCGGCGTGCAAGAGGATACGATCATGAGCGGCGTGATCTATTTCTGGGTGTCCGGCGCCTGGGAGCTGGCGGCGATCATTTTCATCGCCAGTTTCCTGGTGCCGCTGTTCAAGCTGGCTTCCCTGATCCTGCTGACCTGGACCGCGCAAAAACGCAGCCGCTGGCGCCGCCTGCAGCGCGCCAAGCTGTACCGGCTGGTGGAAATCATCGGCCGCTGGTCGATGCTGGACGTATTCGTGGTGTCGCTGCTGGCCGGCCTGGTGCAGATTGAAGGATTTGCCAAGATCACCGCCGGCTTCGGCGTGCTGGCGTTTGCCTCGGTAGTGGTGCTGACCATGCTGGCCGCGCTCAGTTTCGATCCGCGTCTAAATTGGGACAACAGCGGGGACAGCCGCGATCAAGAAATGGATGAGAATCAAGGAATGAAAGCACAAGATGAGTAA
- a CDS encoding intermembrane transport protein PqiB, with protein MSNENTRDDALPPLPEPKLSRKRDWLPSLIWLIPIVAAVVGLTLVVKILVERGPSITITFRTAEGLEAGKTKVKYKDVDIGLVQTITLSKDRSHVLANVQLSKEAESFTAADTRFWVVRPRVAASGVSGLGTLLSGAYIGADAGTSKEKKDEFTGLEVQPIVRLDASGKQYMLHAADIGSLDIGSPVYFRRIKVGQLAAFDLDADGKGVTLRIFIDAPYDKFIGINTRFWHASGFDMQINASGFKLRTQSLATVVLGGIAFQAPDDLLGATAKENTTFNLAADEEAALKEPDGPSETVVMYFNQSLRGLTPGTTVDFRGVVLGEVKSIGIEYDAKRREFNMPVVVQVYPERLGRRYAEDEKHSSYTAKQRLQYMVSRGLRAQLRTGNLLTGQLYIALDFFPKAAPATVDTSTTIIELPTIPNSLDEIQSQIAEIAKKLSKVPFDQIAADLQKTLGTLNRTLLNAEQLTKSLNNDVAPEITAAMKDVRVTLDNANRTLSDNAPLQQDIRATLQELTRSAASVRILTDYLERHPEALIRGKQEENK; from the coding sequence ATGAGTAATGAAAACACCCGGGACGACGCCCTGCCGCCTTTGCCGGAACCCAAGCTGAGCCGCAAGCGCGACTGGCTGCCTTCGCTGATCTGGCTGATCCCGATTGTGGCCGCGGTAGTCGGCTTGACGCTGGTGGTCAAGATCCTGGTCGAACGCGGACCATCGATCACCATCACCTTCCGCACCGCGGAAGGCCTGGAGGCCGGAAAAACCAAGGTCAAGTACAAGGATGTCGATATCGGCCTGGTGCAGACCATCACCTTGAGCAAGGATCGTTCGCACGTGCTGGCCAATGTCCAGCTGTCGAAAGAAGCCGAGAGCTTCACCGCCGCCGACACCCGCTTCTGGGTAGTGCGGCCGCGGGTGGCGGCGTCCGGCGTCTCCGGCCTGGGCACCCTGCTGTCAGGCGCTTACATCGGCGCTGACGCCGGCACCTCCAAGGAAAAGAAAGACGAATTCACCGGACTGGAAGTGCAGCCTATCGTCAGGCTCGACGCCTCAGGCAAGCAGTACATGCTGCACGCCGCCGACATCGGCTCGCTGGACATCGGCTCGCCGGTCTACTTCCGCCGCATCAAGGTCGGCCAGCTGGCTGCATTCGACCTCGATGCCGACGGCAAAGGCGTGACCTTGCGCATTTTCATCGATGCGCCCTACGACAAATTCATCGGCATCAACACCCGCTTCTGGCATGCCAGCGGCTTCGACATGCAGATCAACGCCAGCGGCTTCAAGCTGCGCACGCAATCGCTGGCGACCGTGGTACTGGGCGGCATAGCCTTCCAGGCGCCGGACGACCTGCTAGGCGCGACAGCCAAGGAAAACACGACCTTCAACCTGGCTGCGGACGAGGAAGCTGCCCTGAAGGAACCGGACGGCCCGTCGGAAACCGTGGTGATGTATTTCAACCAGTCGCTGCGCGGCCTGACGCCGGGCACCACCGTCGATTTCCGCGGCGTGGTGCTGGGCGAGGTCAAATCGATAGGCATCGAATACGACGCCAAGCGCCGCGAATTCAACATGCCGGTGGTGGTGCAGGTTTATCCCGAGCGGCTGGGGCGCAGGTATGCCGAGGATGAAAAGCATTCCAGCTATACCGCCAAGCAGCGCCTGCAGTACATGGTCAGCCGTGGCTTGCGGGCGCAGCTGCGCACCGGCAACCTGCTGACCGGCCAGCTCTACATCGCACTCGACTTTTTCCCGAAAGCGGCGCCAGCCACCGTCGATACCTCGACCACGATCATCGAGCTGCCGACGATTCCTAACAGCCTCGATGAAATCCAGTCGCAGATCGCCGAGATCGCCAAGAAACTCAGCAAGGTGCCGTTCGACCAGATCGCCGCCGACCTGCAGAAAACCCTGGGCACCCTGAACCGCACCCTGCTCAATGCCGAGCAACTGACCAAGAGCCTGAACAACGACGTCGCGCCGGAAATCACGGCCGCCATGAAGGATGTGCGAGTCACGCTGGACAACGCCAACCGCACTCTTTCCGACAACGCGCCGCTGCAGCAGGATATCCGTGCGACCCTGCAGGAACTGACGCGCTCGGCGGCATCGGTGCGGATCCTGACCGACTACCTGGAACGCCATCCGGAAGCACTGATCCGCGGCAAGCAAGAGGAAAACAAATAA
- a CDS encoding PqiC family protein, with amino-acid sequence MTSTTRICTIAAFTVLLAGCASAPTHFYTLATPTAAAPAIQNSKLYIDVAPVSLPERLARPQLVVRSAGSASSTRVDILEQERWSSPFNNELRDALASGIANRLGAIDVSRSGRPTDQPVYRIAVELREFDAVPGDKVQATYGWTISRSDSGRSSACQLSVAAAVNPGIDGLVLGVQRTVADVASGIAANITAFKANPAAACQNDRPQA; translated from the coding sequence ATGACATCGACCACTCGCATCTGCACCATCGCTGCCTTCACTGTCCTGCTGGCCGGCTGCGCTTCCGCTCCGACCCATTTTTACACGCTCGCAACGCCGACAGCGGCTGCGCCGGCCATCCAGAATTCGAAGCTGTATATCGACGTGGCGCCGGTCTCCTTGCCGGAACGCCTGGCGCGGCCGCAACTGGTGGTGCGCAGCGCCGGCAGCGCTTCCAGCACCCGGGTCGACATCCTGGAACAGGAACGCTGGTCGTCGCCGTTCAACAATGAATTGCGGGATGCATTGGCAAGCGGCATCGCCAATCGCCTGGGAGCGATCGATGTCAGCCGCAGCGGCCGGCCGACGGACCAGCCGGTGTACCGGATTGCGGTCGAATTGCGCGAATTTGACGCCGTACCCGGCGACAAGGTGCAAGCCACTTACGGCTGGACCATCAGCCGCTCCGACAGCGGCCGCAGCAGCGCCTGTCAACTGAGTGTGGCAGCGGCAGTCAATCCTGGCATTGATGGTTTAGTGCTTGGAGTGCAGCGCACGGTGGCGGATGTGGCCAGCGGCATTGCCGCCAACATCACGGCATTCAAGGCCAATCCCGCGGCAGCCTGCCAAAACGACAGGCCGCAGGCATAA
- a CDS encoding rRNA pseudouridine synthase, which yields MTESIRLAKHLAELVSCSRREAEQYIEGGWVKVDGKVVEEPGLRIGAQQQVELAADATLEPQDPVTILFHKPAGLDLFAGPALSELASDLIVPDKRAADDRAEVRFLKRHLTNLNLIEPLETLASGLLVFTQDWRITRKLVDDAAKIEHEYIVEVAGDIVPDGLKLLNHGLSFNRKPLPPIKVSWQNEKRLRFALKAPPRGLVVHMCEQVGLQVVASKRIRIGRLPMAGLAVGEWRYLLGYERF from the coding sequence ATGACAGAATCAATCCGCCTTGCAAAACATCTCGCTGAACTGGTTTCCTGCTCGCGCCGCGAAGCCGAGCAATATATCGAGGGCGGCTGGGTCAAGGTCGATGGCAAGGTAGTGGAAGAGCCGGGCCTGCGCATCGGCGCGCAACAGCAGGTGGAACTGGCGGCGGACGCCACGCTGGAACCGCAGGATCCGGTAACCATCCTGTTCCACAAGCCGGCCGGCCTCGACCTGTTTGCCGGTCCGGCGCTGAGCGAACTGGCCTCAGACCTGATCGTGCCTGACAAGCGGGCGGCCGACGACCGCGCCGAAGTGCGTTTCCTGAAGCGCCACCTGACCAACCTCAACCTGATCGAACCGCTGGAGACGCTGGCCAGCGGCCTGCTGGTGTTTACCCAGGACTGGCGGATCACCCGCAAGCTGGTGGACGACGCCGCCAAGATCGAGCATGAATACATCGTTGAAGTGGCCGGCGACATCGTTCCTGACGGACTGAAATTGCTGAACCACGGCTTGAGCTTCAACCGCAAGCCGCTGCCGCCGATCAAGGTCAGCTGGCAAAATGAAAAACGCCTGCGCTTTGCGCTTAAGGCGCCGCCGCGCGGACTGGTCGTGCACATGTGCGAACAGGTCGGGCTGCAGGTAGTGGCCAGCAAGCGCATCCGCATCGGCCGCCTGCCGATGGCCGGCCTGGCGGTCGGCGAATGGCGTTATCTGCTGGGTTACGAGCGGTTCTGA